Proteins found in one Campylobacter lari genomic segment:
- a CDS encoding glycosyl transferase family 90: MADSRFMMNVKGIAKSFISRKIYQNQLQNILKEILNSKNIDNITTRLNYYNLQNDFFDIKKFENYEKIGKFPFKKTSYAYDAYAISKYFNDDFLWIKGFGDISYNLKYPSIAKSRPVKNGFNNIILKLDKNRHFDFIQDKNQFEDKKDLLFFRGAIYQPHRIKFFEKYFDNPRCDIAHVGGRKIQAEKWIKNLNFKISRAYQTQFKFLLSLEGNDVASNLKWAMKTNSLVLASKMRYETWFMEGKLVPNEHFALIDDDYENVETLLDYYLANPHRAKEIIQNAHAYIEQFLDEKIEFYIGILVLAKYFYYSNQLDLPKDIVDLFD; the protein is encoded by the coding sequence ATGGCAGATTCTAGATTTATGATGAATGTAAAAGGTATAGCTAAAAGTTTTATATCTAGAAAAATTTATCAAAATCAATTACAAAATATTTTAAAAGAAATTTTAAATTCAAAAAATATAGATAATATAACTACTCGTTTAAATTATTACAATCTGCAAAATGATTTTTTTGATATAAAAAAATTTGAAAATTACGAAAAAATAGGAAAATTTCCTTTTAAAAAAACTTCCTATGCTTATGATGCTTATGCAATTAGCAAGTATTTTAATGATGATTTTTTATGGATTAAGGGTTTTGGGGATATTAGTTATAATCTTAAATATCCAAGCATAGCTAAATCAAGACCAGTTAAAAATGGTTTTAATAACATCATTTTAAAATTAGATAAAAACAGACATTTTGATTTTATACAAGATAAAAATCAATTTGAAGATAAAAAAGACTTGCTTTTTTTTAGAGGCGCGATTTATCAGCCTCATCGTATTAAATTTTTTGAAAAGTATTTTGATAATCCTCGTTGTGATATTGCTCATGTTGGCGGTAGAAAAATTCAAGCTGAAAAATGGATTAAAAATTTAAATTTTAAAATTAGTAGAGCCTATCAAACCCAATTTAAATTTTTACTTTCATTAGAGGGTAATGATGTAGCAAGTAACTTAAAGTGGGCTATGAAAACAAATTCTTTAGTTTTAGCATCAAAAATGCGTTATGAAACTTGGTTTATGGAAGGAAAGCTAGTTCCAAATGAGCATTTTGCTTTGATTGATGATGATTATGAAAATGTAGAAACTTTACTTGATTATTATTTAGCTAATCCACATAGAGCAAAGGAAATCATACAAAATGCCCATGCTTACATAGAGCAATTTTTAGATGAAAAAATAGAATTTTATATAGGAATTTTAGTTTTAGCTAAGTATTTTTATTATTCTAATCAGCTTGATTTGCCAAAAGATATTGTTGATTTATTCGATTAA
- the rsmH gene encoding 16S rRNA (cytosine(1402)-N(4))-methyltransferase RsmH, with the protein MQSPHIPVLLQEVLDAFDDFDTGDFLDCTLGYGGHSKALLQAHEKLRLIACDKDLEALNFSKEFLKNFQDRVSFNHIGFKDILTQIPTQNLRGILADIGVSSLQLDKNDRGFSLNSDFLDMRMDQNNPLSAKEVVNSYSKEALEQIFKDYGDLAPVASMLAQKIINTRSQKEITSAKELSQIIGSAKLKGRNVSLALLVFQALRIEVNNELGELKSLLENIEKAKLKDCKLVIISFHSLEDRMVKNTFKRWEKDCICDERAIKCECGKNHSLGKILSKKAISASKEEIGYNSRSSCAKMRIFYFR; encoded by the coding sequence TTGCAAAGTCCACATATTCCTGTTTTATTGCAAGAAGTTTTAGATGCTTTTGATGATTTTGATACTGGAGATTTTTTAGATTGTACTTTGGGTTATGGAGGACATTCTAAAGCATTATTACAAGCTCATGAGAAACTAAGACTAATTGCTTGCGATAAGGATTTAGAAGCTTTAAATTTTTCTAAAGAATTTTTAAAAAATTTTCAAGATAGGGTAAGTTTTAACCATATAGGTTTTAAAGATATATTAACTCAAATTCCAACGCAAAACTTAAGAGGAATTTTAGCTGATATTGGCGTGTCTTCTTTACAGCTTGATAAAAATGATAGAGGTTTTTCACTAAATTCTGATTTTTTAGATATGAGAATGGATCAAAATAATCCTTTAAGCGCTAAAGAAGTGGTGAATTCTTATAGTAAGGAAGCTTTGGAGCAAATTTTTAAAGACTATGGAGATTTAGCACCTGTTGCTTCAATGCTTGCTCAAAAAATCATCAATACAAGAAGTCAAAAAGAGATTACAAGTGCAAAAGAATTAAGTCAAATTATAGGAAGTGCTAAATTAAAAGGGCGCAATGTGTCTTTGGCTTTGCTTGTGTTTCAGGCATTGCGTATAGAAGTAAATAACGAACTTGGCGAGTTAAAATCCTTGCTTGAAAATATAGAAAAAGCAAAATTAAAAGATTGCAAATTAGTTATTATTAGTTTCCATTCTTTAGAAGATAGAATGGTAAAAAATACTTTTAAAAGATGGGAAAAAGACTGTATTTGTGATGAAAGAGCTATAAAATGTGAATGTGGCAAAAATCATAGTCTTGGGAAAATTTTAAGTAAAAAAGCTATAAGTGCCTCTAAAGAAGAAATAGGTTATAATAGTAGATCAAGTTGTGCAAAAATGAGAATTTTTTATTTTAGGTAA
- a CDS encoding class II aldolase and adducin N-terminal domain-containing protein: MNKENIISQIKILSTSMFKKNFFGICHGSVSAKLSQGSFIINKNNAFLNQLDEKNLSILKFAKDYSWDEASSDSEIHKSIYENIPEAKFICFACPAYTLSMSLNHDFITPQDYFGEIFLEEIRVYNPKSYEDWEDRSQTEIYRYMLEQKQNFVVVKGYGIFAYGRTSYELGKIIDLIENSCKIIHLAETNLS, translated from the coding sequence ATGAATAAAGAAAATATCATTTCTCAAATTAAAATACTTTCTACTTCAATGTTTAAAAAAAATTTTTTTGGAATTTGTCACGGCTCTGTTTCAGCTAAATTATCTCAAGGATCATTTATTATCAATAAAAACAATGCGTTTTTAAATCAACTAGATGAAAAAAATCTAAGTATTTTAAAATTTGCAAAAGATTATAGCTGGGATGAAGCTAGCAGTGATTCTGAAATCCATAAAAGTATATATGAAAACATACCTGAAGCTAAATTTATATGTTTTGCCTGTCCAGCTTATACCTTATCCATGAGTTTAAATCATGATTTTATAACACCTCAAGATTATTTTGGTGAAATTTTTTTAGAAGAAATTCGTGTTTATAATCCTAAAAGCTATGAAGACTGGGAGGATAGATCGCAAACTGAAATTTATCGCTATATGTTAGAGCAAAAACAAAATTTTGTTGTTGTAAAAGGTTATGGTATCTTTGCTTATGGTAGAACAAGTTATGAATTAGGCAAAATTATAGATTTAATTGAAAATTCTTGTAAAATTATCCATTTAGCTGAAACAAATTTATCATAA
- a CDS encoding peptidylprolyl isomerase, with protein sequence MLTWMQHHKKYLVVTIWISVIAFVGAGFVGWGSYDFNTDRSNSVAKVGDEKISYDEFNLKYSQLFGYYSQLNNGNYTQEQAQKDGLDIQAINELIQEKLLLSYAKTLGLNVSEEEIAYDLAHQKIFHNASGVFDKNLYYNLLARNNYTPKTYEKIIHDELLLKKINAILNLQIKPNELDMFGASFLMQDSLKVQAIKLDNKNITIDEKELKQTWEKNKELYKTQKSYELATYFLNPDIIKVDDKEIQAYYEENKNDYKDFAGKILSLEQSKDKVIKDLKLSKLKLKANESYVALRKNELSFDKNITIGDADIYYPLENIQKAKENDFIKPFKFENGYMVAKVIKINPIQTMTFEQAKNEVSKLYLKEKTKTLLEEKAKLALDNFQGIDIGTYSRDSNKNTKVGDMMNDTEFSEFLMHVFDSNKAKSYVLFDDKAIVYEITKQTLENKNKEEIYKFIIEQSAKQTKQALLKEELLKKLIELYPIQRYYKGNTN encoded by the coding sequence ATGCTCACTTGGATGCAGCATCATAAAAAATATTTAGTTGTAACTATTTGGATTAGTGTTATTGCTTTTGTTGGAGCAGGTTTTGTTGGTTGGGGAAGTTATGATTTTAACACCGATAGATCAAATTCTGTTGCAAAAGTAGGCGATGAAAAAATCAGTTATGATGAGTTTAATCTTAAATATTCTCAACTATTTGGCTATTATTCTCAGCTAAACAATGGCAATTACACACAAGAACAGGCACAAAAAGATGGCTTAGACATCCAAGCTATCAATGAGCTTATACAAGAAAAACTATTACTTTCTTATGCTAAAACCTTAGGTTTGAATGTAAGCGAGGAAGAGATTGCTTATGATTTAGCACATCAAAAAATCTTTCATAATGCTTCAGGTGTTTTTGACAAAAATTTATACTATAATCTGCTTGCAAGAAACAACTATACACCAAAAACTTATGAAAAAATCATTCACGATGAGTTATTACTTAAAAAAATCAATGCTATTTTAAATTTACAAATCAAACCAAATGAACTTGATATGTTTGGTGCAAGTTTTTTAATGCAAGATAGTTTAAAAGTTCAAGCTATAAAACTTGACAATAAAAACATAACAATTGATGAAAAAGAGTTAAAACAAACTTGGGAGAAAAATAAAGAGCTTTATAAAACACAAAAAAGCTACGAACTTGCAACTTATTTTTTAAACCCAGATATAATTAAAGTTGATGACAAAGAAATCCAAGCTTACTATGAAGAAAATAAAAATGATTATAAAGATTTTGCGGGGAAAATTCTAAGCTTAGAACAAAGCAAAGATAAAGTTATCAAAGACTTAAAACTTTCTAAACTTAAACTTAAAGCCAATGAAAGCTATGTAGCTTTAAGAAAAAATGAGCTTAGTTTTGATAAAAATATCACAATCGGCGATGCTGATATTTATTATCCTTTGGAAAATATACAAAAAGCTAAAGAAAATGATTTTATTAAGCCTTTTAAATTTGAAAATGGCTATATGGTTGCAAAAGTTATAAAAATAAATCCTATACAAACTATGACTTTTGAGCAGGCTAAAAACGAGGTAAGTAAACTTTATCTCAAAGAAAAAACCAAAACCTTATTAGAAGAAAAAGCAAAACTTGCCTTAGATAATTTCCAAGGTATAGACATAGGAACTTATAGTCGCGATTCAAACAAAAATACAAAAGTAGGTGATATGATGAATGATACTGAATTTAGCGAGTTTTTAATGCATGTATTTGACTCAAACAAAGCTAAATCTTATGTATTGTTTGATGATAAAGCAATAGTTTATGAAATTACAAAGCAAACTTTAGAAAATAAAAATAAGGAAGAAATTTACAAATTTATCATAGAGCAAAGCGCTAAACAAACCAAACAAGCTTTGCTTAAGGAAGAGTTATTAAAAAAACTTATAGAATTATATCCAATTCAACGCTATTACAAAGGAAATACAAATTGA
- the ftsA gene encoding cell division protein FtsA, with protein sequence MNILGIDLGSIQTCAILAQKSEEGLKIIGFGKSKSNGIKKGAITNIELASKSIEEAVADAQMMSGVHYDKVIVSISGAYAKSVDSIGVVNIPNHEIGIKEIHRAVSTAKHTANIPSGYEIIHVLPYNFKVNDLEHVEDPLGMSGNRLEVSTHIVISQEVHIKNLKKAVELADLRVDNIVLSGYASSIACFDDSEKELGAILIDMGGAVCDMVIHAGNSIRYNECLQIGSVNITNDLSIALHTPPKEAEKLKLNYASLAQNENSIIQIPYMGDEKRKNEVSVEVISNVIYARIEETIIILAKMLSDNACANQAGAGIVLTGGMTKFAGLDKLASAYFDNKAVRIATAKKDTMDGFKEIFEDAENSCAIGLCLYGGGHFTPYELDSNEKLRYKGEPEFINKQIKQNLTIEEHEEENKDFEEIFQDQKDFEEEKTELAKAETKKDKKSGFMHKFWNKLINQF encoded by the coding sequence TTGAATATTTTAGGAATTGATTTAGGCTCAATACAAACTTGTGCCATATTAGCACAAAAAAGCGAAGAAGGACTCAAAATCATTGGTTTTGGAAAATCAAAATCAAATGGTATAAAAAAAGGAGCAATTACTAATATAGAACTTGCTTCGAAATCCATAGAAGAAGCAGTAGCCGATGCACAAATGATGTCAGGCGTGCATTATGATAAAGTAATTGTATCAATTTCAGGTGCTTATGCAAAAAGTGTGGATAGTATAGGTGTAGTTAATATACCAAATCATGAAATAGGTATTAAAGAAATTCACAGAGCAGTGAGTACAGCAAAGCATACTGCAAATATTCCTAGTGGTTATGAAATCATTCATGTATTGCCTTATAATTTCAAAGTCAATGATCTTGAACATGTAGAAGATCCTTTAGGAATGAGCGGAAATCGCCTTGAAGTTTCAACACATATTGTAATCTCACAAGAAGTGCATATAAAAAATCTAAAAAAAGCAGTTGAGCTTGCTGATCTTAGAGTAGATAATATCGTTCTTTCAGGTTATGCTTCTTCTATTGCATGTTTTGATGATAGCGAAAAAGAATTAGGTGCTATTTTAATCGATATGGGTGGAGCAGTTTGTGATATGGTCATTCATGCGGGTAATTCTATACGCTATAATGAATGCCTACAAATTGGATCAGTAAATATCACTAATGACTTATCTATAGCTTTACATACTCCACCAAAAGAAGCAGAAAAATTAAAACTAAACTACGCTTCTTTAGCGCAAAATGAAAATTCTATCATACAAATACCATATATGGGTGATGAAAAAAGAAAAAATGAAGTTTCAGTAGAAGTTATATCTAATGTTATTTATGCAAGAATTGAAGAAACTATTATTATTTTAGCTAAAATGCTAAGTGATAATGCTTGTGCAAATCAAGCAGGAGCAGGTATAGTATTAACAGGTGGAATGACAAAATTTGCAGGACTTGACAAACTTGCTTCAGCTTATTTTGATAATAAAGCTGTTAGAATAGCGACCGCAAAAAAAGATACTATGGATGGCTTTAAAGAAATTTTTGAAGATGCGGAAAATAGCTGTGCTATAGGTCTTTGCTTATATGGTGGTGGACATTTTACTCCTTATGAATTAGACTCTAATGAGAAACTAAGATACAAAGGAGAACCTGAATTTATCAATAAGCAGATAAAACAAAATCTCACCATAGAAGAGCACGAAGAAGAAAATAAAGATTTTGAAGAAATTTTCCAAGATCAAAAAGACTTTGAAGAGGAAAAAACAGAATTAGCAAAAGCTGAAACCAAAAAAGATAAAAAATCAGGTTTTATGCATAAATTTTGGAATAAATTAATAAACCAGTTCTAA
- the ftsZ gene encoding cell division protein FtsZ: MSEYLVEEMQHAKGAKIKVIGCGGGGGNMIDHMVNMGLHDLDLISANTDAQAIAKSLAKTRIQLGEKKTKGLGAGMQPEIGAESARESFEEVKAALSQSDIVFISAGLGGGTGTGAAPVVAQAAKEVGALTVSVVTMPFAFEGKQRKKLAEAGLAELKKESDSIIVIQNEKLLSILPKKAGIKEAFKLVDDILARAVRGMVSILLEDGDINVDFADVRTVMSHRGLALMGVGHGEGENAIMDALSSAIESPLLDGMTMKGVKGVIIHYKIGPECSLIEISQATQSISDIADENAKVIFGATTDESMGDRVEVTIIATGFEDKAEIESAKEQEESKKNSYMNLRKASGGFDEEVISQLDVPAFLRRQMD; encoded by the coding sequence ATGAGCGAATATCTAGTAGAAGAAATGCAACACGCAAAAGGTGCAAAAATAAAAGTCATAGGTTGCGGTGGCGGTGGCGGTAATATGATAGATCATATGGTAAATATGGGTTTACATGATCTTGATCTTATTTCAGCAAATACTGATGCACAAGCCATAGCTAAATCTTTAGCAAAAACTAGAATTCAACTAGGTGAGAAAAAAACCAAAGGTTTAGGTGCTGGAATGCAACCAGAAATTGGAGCAGAAAGCGCAAGAGAAAGTTTCGAAGAAGTAAAAGCTGCTTTAAGTCAAAGCGATATAGTATTTATTTCAGCAGGACTTGGCGGTGGAACTGGCACAGGTGCAGCTCCTGTTGTAGCACAAGCTGCTAAAGAAGTAGGTGCATTAACTGTTTCAGTTGTGACCATGCCTTTTGCATTTGAAGGAAAACAAAGAAAAAAATTAGCCGAAGCTGGCTTGGCTGAATTAAAAAAAGAAAGTGATTCTATCATTGTAATCCAAAATGAAAAACTTCTTAGCATACTTCCAAAAAAAGCAGGTATAAAAGAAGCATTTAAACTAGTAGATGATATCTTAGCTAGAGCTGTTAGGGGTATGGTGTCTATCCTTTTAGAAGATGGCGATATTAATGTTGACTTTGCTGATGTTAGAACTGTTATGAGCCATAGAGGTTTAGCTTTAATGGGCGTAGGTCATGGAGAAGGCGAAAATGCCATTATGGATGCACTATCAAGTGCTATAGAATCTCCATTATTAGATGGTATGACTATGAAAGGCGTTAAAGGCGTAATTATCCATTATAAAATTGGTCCTGAATGCTCATTGATAGAAATTTCACAAGCTACTCAAAGCATTAGCGATATAGCAGATGAAAATGCAAAAGTAATCTTTGGTGCAACTACTGATGAAAGTATGGGGGATCGCGTTGAAGTTACTATCATTGCTACAGGTTTTGAAGATAAAGCTGAAATAGAAAGTGCTAAAGAACAAGAAGAAAGTAAAAAAAATAGCTATATGAATTTACGCAAAGCTAGCGGTGGATTTGATGAGGAAGTAATTTCTCAGCTTGATGTTCCTGCTTTCTTACGTCGCCAAATGGATTAA